In one Bacillus sp. PK3_68 genomic region, the following are encoded:
- a CDS encoding tryptophan transporter, translating to MNTKSLVTLSLLIGMGAVLHTVMPGLFLGMKPDMMLTMMFLGILLFPNVKSVLLAGLVTGVISGLTTSFPGGLIPNMIDKPVTALVFYGLFILFAKYSKNTFGAVVLTAIGTIVSGVVFLGSALAIVGLPGPFAALFLTIVLPASAVNAVVMLVIYPIVQSVLKRSNLVEQV from the coding sequence ATGAATACAAAATCTTTAGTTACCCTGTCACTGTTAATAGGCATGGGGGCTGTTTTACACACCGTGATGCCCGGACTATTCCTTGGAATGAAACCCGATATGATGCTGACAATGATGTTTTTAGGAATTTTATTGTTTCCAAATGTGAAAAGTGTGCTGTTGGCCGGCCTTGTAACCGGAGTGATTTCCGGCTTAACCACTTCTTTTCCAGGCGGATTGATTCCTAATATGATTGATAAACCAGTTACTGCCCTTGTCTTTTATGGTTTATTCATTCTATTTGCCAAGTACAGCAAGAATACTTTCGGAGCGGTTGTTTTAACAGCTATCGGCACGATTGTTTCCGGAGTCGTTTTCTTGGGTTCTGCACTCGCTATTGTCGGCCTTCCAGGTCCATTTGCTGCTTTATTTCTTACAATTGTATTGCCTGCCTCGGCTGTAAACGCTGTGGTCATGCTAGTTATCTATCCAATTGTACAATCTGTGCTAAAGCGCTCAAACCTGGTCGAACAGGTGTAA
- a CDS encoding HIT family protein: protein MSDCIFCKIINGEIPSAKVYEDEEVYAFLDISQVTKGHTLLIPKNHKKNIFEFSPEEASRLFQRVPIVAEALKAAYNLEGLNILNNNGETAGQTVFHYHIHLIPRFGREDGFHPIFKVNDLNHTGEELQEIAKEISSHIQTTA from the coding sequence ATGAGCGATTGTATTTTTTGTAAAATCATCAACGGAGAAATTCCCTCTGCCAAGGTGTATGAAGATGAAGAAGTGTACGCTTTTCTAGATATCAGTCAGGTAACAAAAGGCCATACATTGCTCATCCCAAAAAATCATAAGAAGAACATATTTGAGTTTTCTCCGGAAGAAGCAAGCCGCCTCTTTCAACGTGTGCCTATTGTTGCAGAAGCGCTTAAAGCCGCTTACAACCTTGAAGGGTTAAATATTTTAAACAATAATGGCGAGACAGCAGGCCAAACGGTTTTCCATTATCACATTCATCTTATTCCTCGCTTTGGGCGTGAAGATGGATTCCATCCTATTTTTAAGGTAAACGACCTGAATCATACGGGCGAGGAGCTTCAGGAAATTGCTAAAGAAATCTCGTCCCATATTCAAACTACCGCTTAA
- a CDS encoding ABC transporter ATP-binding protein produces MSLLTVEGLVGGYTRKPVLNDISFSINQESIVGLIGLNGAGKSTTIKHIIGLMEPKKGKISINGLSLQDSPEKYRRQFSYIPETPILYEELTLEEHMKLTAMAYGLTEEEYKRRIGPLLKEFRLDSKMNWFPAHFSKGMKQKVMIMSAFLTEPSLYIIDEPFVGLDPLGIQSLLEWMKRMRNSGAGILMSTHILATAEKYCDSFIILHNGEIRAQGTITELREQFQMPGASLDDIYIQLTKEEEQ; encoded by the coding sequence ATGTCTTTATTAACGGTAGAAGGACTAGTTGGCGGCTACACCCGCAAGCCGGTACTGAACGATATTTCCTTTTCAATTAATCAGGAGAGCATCGTCGGGCTGATCGGTCTGAATGGAGCGGGAAAGAGTACGACGATTAAACATATTATCGGCCTCATGGAGCCGAAAAAAGGGAAGATTTCCATTAACGGACTTTCTTTGCAGGACAGCCCAGAGAAATACCGGCGTCAATTTTCCTACATTCCAGAAACACCGATTTTATATGAAGAGCTGACGCTTGAAGAGCATATGAAATTAACTGCAATGGCATACGGTCTCACAGAGGAGGAATACAAACGGCGCATTGGTCCACTACTAAAAGAATTCCGGCTTGATTCAAAAATGAACTGGTTTCCCGCTCATTTCTCAAAAGGCATGAAGCAGAAAGTAATGATTATGAGTGCTTTTTTAACAGAGCCTTCTCTTTATATTATTGATGAGCCGTTTGTTGGTCTGGATCCATTGGGCATTCAATCGCTGCTTGAGTGGATGAAGCGAATGCGCAATAGTGGTGCGGGCATTTTAATGTCAACCCATATACTGGCGACAGCGGAGAAATATTGTGATTCCTTCATTATTTTACACAACGGAGAAATCCGAGCACAGGGAACAATTACAGAGCTTCGTGAGCAATTTCAAATGCCGGGTGCTTCTCTAGATGACATTTATATTCAGCTGACGAAGGAAGAAGAGCAATGA